From a single Arachis hypogaea cultivar Tifrunner chromosome 3, arahy.Tifrunner.gnm2.J5K5, whole genome shotgun sequence genomic region:
- the LOC112789481 gene encoding vacuolar protein sorting-associated protein 9A has protein sequence MEGSTSSPASSSQSLAFYDFLDRMRNPASLDLLRSIKSFIVSFSFYPCNPESDGKRVQEFFSTTETAIRDHPLWMGATEEEIDCAMEGLEKYIMTKLFSRTFSALPEDARIDNDISEKICLLQTFLKPEHLDIPALLRNEASWLLAEKELRKINGFKSPREKLLCIMNCCKVINNLLLNATISENHVPAGADDFLPVLIYVTIKANPPQLHSNLKFIQLYRWQAKLVSEAAYYFTNLVSAMAFIVDLNATSLSMDEDKFEENMEAAKLKSKLKSEEYQMIKQGEAKCSSSGKMCDEIEETRVMSLESNYPYMEARSRELKERDVDRLLSLYKDLVLKYTALCKAIDCLPISEKEPILRHLKMQETVSLVAPQGQ, from the exons ATGGAGGGATCAACATCATCACCGGCGTCTTCCTCCCAATCCCTCGCTTTCTACGACTTCCTGGATCGCATGCGAAACCCTGCTTCTCTCGATCTTCTTCGATCAATTAAGAG CTTCATTGTATCATTTTCATTCTATCCATGCAATCCTGAAAGTGATGGGAAAAGAGTGCAAGAGttcttctcaacaacagaaaCTGCAATAAGAGATCATCCATTGTGGATGGGTGCCACTGAAGAAGAGATTGACTGTGCAATGGAG GGTTTGGagaaatatataatgactaaatTGTTCTCCCGGACATTTTCTGCTTTGCCTGAGGACGCAAGGATTGATAATGACATATCAGAGAAAATATGCTTGCTGCAAACCTTTCTGAAGCCTGAACATCTGGACATACCAGCACTTCTTCGCAATGAAGCTTCATGGCTG CTGGCTGAGAAAGAATTGAGGAAAATCAATGGTTTCAAATCTCCTCGTGAGAAACTATTGTGTATAATGAATTGTTGTAAGGTCATCAACAATCTGCTGCTCAATGCAACAATTTCTGAAAATCATGTGCCAGCTGGGGCTGATGACTTTCTCCCTGTGCTCATATATGTTACAATAAAG GCCAATCCTCCCCAATTACATTCTAACCTGAAATTCATCCAGTTGTACCGATGGCAAGCAAAACTCGTCTCAGAAGCTGCATATTATTTCACAAATCTTGTGTCAGCCATGGCATTTATAGTTGACTTAAATGCTACATCCCTTTCCATGGATGAGGACAAATTTGAGGAAAACATGGAAGCAGCCAAATTGAAGAGCAAATTAAAAAGTGAAGAATATCAGATGATCAAACAAGGGGAGGCCAAGTGCAGTTCATCAGGCAAAATGTGTGACGAAATTGAAGAGACAAGAG TTATGTCGCTTGAATCAAATTATCCATATATGGAAGCTCGGAGTCGAGAGTTGAAGGAGAGAGACGTTGACAGATTGTTAAGTCTCTACAAGGATTTAGTTTTGAAGTATACAGCCTTGTGCAAAGCTATTGATTGCCTTCCAATTTCAGAGAAAGAACCAATTCTTAGACACCTAAAGATGCAGGAAACAGTCAGTCTGGTTGCACCGCAGGGCCAATGA